Proteins encoded in a region of the Benincasa hispida cultivar B227 chromosome 2, ASM972705v1, whole genome shotgun sequence genome:
- the LOC120071168 gene encoding uncharacterized protein LOC120071168, which translates to MTRKVLLRSPAMRHESDEKIDAPQERRQFAEVAGGSAAECTAICCCCPWTVMNIVIFAVYRMPAGLCRKAMNRRKRHRKMKKKCLIQQRKAVSMDFTDGSVGPPPMESVEAHKRPNDVADVEDLKKLEEEMWGRFNQTGFWRSSSQRHE; encoded by the coding sequence ATGACTCGGAAGGTGCTCCTCCGATCTCCGGCTATGCGTCACGAATCGGACGAGAAAATCGATGCGCCGCAAGAGAGACGGCAGTTCGCGGAGGTAGCCGGTGGTTCAGCGGCGGAATGTACGGCGATTTGCTGTTGTTGTCCATGGACGGTGATGAACATCGTGATCTTTGCCGTGTACCGGATGCCGGCGGGGCTTTGCCGGAAGGCGATGAACAGAAGAAAACGACACCgtaaaatgaagaagaagtgTCTGATTCAGCAACGAAAGGCGGTTTCTATGGATTTCACAGATGGATCGGTGGGGCCGCCACCAATGGAGAGTGTAGAGGCCCACAAAAGGCCGAATGACGTGGCAGATGtcgaagatttgaagaagttaGAAGAGGAAATGTGGGGCCGGTTCAATCAGACCGGGTTTTGGAGAAGTTCTTCTCAAAGACACGAgtaa